The region TTCCTGGAATTCCCATTATTGGAAAATCAAATTCAGAGTTAAAAAGCAGTCCTCCGGTAAATGTTCCGTCTCCGCCAATAACTACTAAGGCATCAATTCCTGCTTTAAGAAGATTCTCATGTGCTTTTATTCTGCCTTCTGAAGTTTTAAAATCAAGAGAACGTGCTGATTTAAGAACAGTTCCTCCTTTATTAACAATATTATTAACGCTACGAGGTCCCATTTCCTTGAAGTCTCCTTCAATCATACCTTGATAACCTCTATAAATTCCGATGCATTCTATATTATGATAAGCGCAAGTTCGAACAACTGATCGAATAGCAGCATTCATCCCAGGAGAATCTCCTCCGGATGTCAGAACACCTATTTTTTTTATTGTTTTTTGCATTATTTAAGTATTAAAGTGTAAAACTAGCAAACATAATACAGTTATGATGCTATGTTTTCAGTAAATTAATAAGCTATCTCAAATTCAAACGTTTTCGTTGATAAGTTTATTTCAAATTAAAAAAACGAACTAGGATTCAGTTGGTTAATTCCAAAAAAAGGGATGCCAAAACTGTCCACATTTTAGATCTTATAAAGTTAAAAACCCGCTTTTTGACTAGCAACAATAAACTATTTTGAAAAACGAATTACCAGGAATTACATAAAGAAAGAAAAACATTCAAAGTCACCACTTATAATGATTTTAAAATAATTTGTAGCCCCAAAAAGACTAACTATTCAGGTCAATTAAAGTAAAATCCAGAAACCAAATTACATTAAAAAGAAGGAAACTAATATCAATCCTCTTTCCTAATTACAGCCTCTTTATTCTCTATTTTTTTTTCTTTTTTAGGACTCTTTGGCTTGGTAAAATTGATATATTCAGGAGCCAAATTAGAATCTTGAAATTGATCCGTAATTATATTTTCTTTGCCTAGCTGATGTTTCTTGAAAATTTTATTGATCAATTCTTTGAAAGTATCAAAATCGACCTCATAAGAGACTCCTACCCCTTGTGTATAGCCAATACCTTGTCCCACATAATTAATATCATTCTCCCTATTAAACAAGCGCAAATTCATTGTCCCATCCTCATTTACTCTATACAGCACTTCTAAATCTCCAACAATAGCAGATTCATTGATTCCTCCAAATGGAACCCCCACTTTTCCGTTTATGGTAATTCTTTCATTCACTTTTGAAGAAATGGTCGCTACAAATCTACCGTCAGTTTCTTTTCCAATTCTTCTATCGGCCGATATATAATTTAGTCCGACTTTGAATTTTTCATCTTCAGATTTTATGATCCCTCCCAACAAACTGGATGCAGTTTCAAATAAACTTCCTGAAAAATCAGATTGACTCACTCCTTCCGGACTCAAGAAACCACCTGACGACAATAGATACAAAGCCTGAGTTTGTCTCACGTCCTTATCATTCAATTTATATTGAATCTCTGATTTCAATACATTACTCACCGTTGGGAATTCAATGTTAAAATCGGGTTCAGGACTCGCTAAATCCCCTCGAATACCAATCACAACATCAACCGGAACTTTTCTGTTAAAAGAAGAATTTTCCAACAATACAGATGGATTTGCAATCGTTTTATATACTGCTTTAAGATTCAAAACCGCTTTCATAGGATCGCCAAACCATTCAATTGAACCGCCTTTTTCTACCAAGAACTTCTTATCAATTAATCCTCCATATTTAAAATTATAAGAACCTTCATAAGCCTGAAAATTCCCCCACATGTTAAATCTTCCCAAGGTATTGATCTTAAACAACAAAGTACCATATCCTTTACCTTTCAATCCATGCCCTGAACTGCGGTCAAAAATCACTTCCACTTCGGCATCAGGAGTAATATCCAAATCAAATTCCAACTCAAGTCCTTTATATTTTCGGGAATTTTCAACAATTCCTTTTTCAATATTATACTTTTCTTTTGCAGTCAAAAAATGAATAAAACTATTCTCACTCACACTTTCGGCGTCATTTATAGGAATTTTGAGAGTGGTACCTTTTTCTGATTGCGCTTCAACTTTAATAAACAAACCATTGGTTGGCCCTTTTATAGATGCCTCTCCGTTTATAAATGCGGTACCATAATAGGCCGCATCTTCATGATCTTGTGTATTCAAAGCAAGTAATTTCTTTGAATTTATGGTTAAATCCAACTTCCAGTCCGAAAAAACATCATGTTCAATACTTCCTTCCAAAGAACCTTTGGTATTGAACTTAGTATCTGTCAGGACATTGTTTCTAAATAAAAACTTCTGCTCGGTCAAATCAACAACAGATCGATCATTTAATTCATAATCCACATTCAAATACGGAATAGTCATTCCTGTTTTTTCCAAGTAAAGTCGCCCATTAATCTTAGGTTTCTTTACATTTCCGCCTACGCTGGCATTTCCTGAAACATAGCCTCTAATATTGGAAAGCACATCTCCTCCTAAAGAACCCAAAACTCCCAAATTGAACTTATCAAATTTTAAATTCATATCAAGAACTGCTTCCCTATTGACGATTTCAAAGTTTCCGTCAGCTCTGAAGGATTCCAGATTTTCATTTTCCAATAAAGAGTTAATGGTGAATTTTTCAAGATTTTGATCGCCCTCAATTCCAAATTTAAGCACACCAAGATCCGTTTTATTAATGTTCAATTGATCAATTGTCAATGAAGCTGTTGGTTTATAAACCGCGTTATTTTGTTTAAAATTGACTTCTCCATTTATGTTTCCACGGAAGACAAATTGATCGTCAGCCGGTGTAATTTTAAACAGATCCACATCTTTAAAACTCAATTTCAAATCCTTATTAGAAATATCTTTTATATCGCCTTTAAGGGTAATCGCTTGGTTTTCATGAGATAATATTATATCATCAATTTTAAAATTCTTAAATGATTTATCAAAAACAATTTGGTTATTGGGCGTATCTTTTTCATTCAAAAACCACAAATAATCCTTGAATTTCATCTCAGATTTACTAATCCCCACAACATTATTATTATCCTTATTAATGGTGTGGTATAAATTCAGATTGAAATAATCTTGTCCTTTAGAACCGCCTTTAAATTCAGACCTAAAAAACAAAGTATCCTTCATTGTCACGTTTATCAAACTAAAATCCCGAACCTTATAATATTTAGTTTTAATGCTGTCCAATTCTACATAAGCATTGTAAAGTGGGTTTTTATTGTCTATTGCAACCCTTATATTATCAAAAATATTTTTAGCTGCCACGATTTGTGGAGAGTTAAAATTAAGCTTAAACTCCTGGATATCCGATTTGATATTCCCCTTGACAACAGTATTGGACCCAATGGAAATCTCAGGATAAAAAAGCTCTATTATTTTACTGTAAATTGTAAAATTGAACTTCAAAAACTGTCCTTTATTTACCTTTTCCGGTTTAAAATTGGTATATAAACTTCCCAAAGAGTTCTTTGTTAATTTGACCAACTGATTAAACTGATATTTTCCCACTATTTCGCCTTCAATAATATCAGGAGAATTTATCGTAATGGTCCGTACTTTCTCCTTATCAAAGCTAGAATTGATATTGAAATCATCAAAACTGTAGGTATCTTTCTTATTTTGATAGGAAGTTTTCTGAATGTAAATATTCCCTTGAAGATCTTCAATTGTTTTTCCGGCAACCTGCACGATAATATCTCCTTTAAAAAGGGAAACACTATCCTTAATAAAATTCAGCTTATGTAAATCGGCATTCTCAACATTGATGTG is a window of Flavobacterium acetivorans DNA encoding:
- a CDS encoding translocation/assembly module TamB domain-containing protein, coding for MLGIILSLPFVQTKVAQYFTNSLNKDFGVNISVEGARVSVFGGVKLKKVLILDHHKDTLIYSNLVKTNILDVKKVLDGDLIFSDIELNGLLFSIKTYKNEKLTNIDVFINAFDSGKPSSGKPFLLTADKAFIKNSHFILVDENREIPKDVDFTKLKVTLSKFKLHGPDVSTKIDKMSFLDHRGVYVAKLSSNFSYTKKSIRLENLDLETKESKLKGNVFLNYKIEDFLDFNNKVQFDVNLQSASLASNDIRYFYKELGRNLHFDIKSNIKGTLNDLRLSDLKLVDSNNSQIKGTIKFKNLFGKKDQYFFMDGNFNKIVSSYDNLASILPNVLGKKLPAELKKLGVFTIMGNSQVSATSLDADFSILTDLGNAQSILSMRNIDFIDKASYVGNVVMEDFDLGTLLDRKDLGKISLNVDVDGKGFTEKYLNTALKGAVSKINYNNYTYNNITVDGNFKAPNYKGQIAVKDPNLTMNFDGLVDLNRKDNKYDFHINVENADLHKLNFIKDSVSLFKGDIIVQVAGKTIEDLQGNIYIQKTSYQNKKDTYSFDDFNINSSFDKEKVRTITINSPDIIEGEIVGKYQFNQLVKLTKNSLGSLYTNFKPEKVNKGQFLKFNFTIYSKIIELFYPEISIGSNTVVKGNIKSDIQEFKLNFNSPQIVAAKNIFDNIRVAIDNKNPLYNAYVELDSIKTKYYKVRDFSLINVTMKDTLFFRSEFKGGSKGQDYFNLNLYHTINKDNNNVVGISKSEMKFKDYLWFLNEKDTPNNQIVFDKSFKNFKIDDIILSHENQAITLKGDIKDISNKDLKLSFKDVDLFKITPADDQFVFRGNINGEVNFKQNNAVYKPTASLTIDQLNINKTDLGVLKFGIEGDQNLEKFTINSLLENENLESFRADGNFEIVNREAVLDMNLKFDKFNLGVLGSLGGDVLSNIRGYVSGNASVGGNVKKPKINGRLYLEKTGMTIPYLNVDYELNDRSVVDLTEQKFLFRNNVLTDTKFNTKGSLEGSIEHDVFSDWKLDLTINSKKLLALNTQDHEDAAYYGTAFINGEASIKGPTNGLFIKVEAQSEKGTTLKIPINDAESVSENSFIHFLTAKEKYNIEKGIVENSRKYKGLELEFDLDITPDAEVEVIFDRSSGHGLKGKGYGTLLFKINTLGRFNMWGNFQAYEGSYNFKYGGLIDKKFLVEKGGSIEWFGDPMKAVLNLKAVYKTIANPSVLLENSSFNRKVPVDVVIGIRGDLASPEPDFNIEFPTVSNVLKSEIQYKLNDKDVRQTQALYLLSSGGFLSPEGVSQSDFSGSLFETASSLLGGIIKSEDEKFKVGLNYISADRRIGKETDGRFVATISSKVNERITINGKVGVPFGGINESAIVGDLEVLYRVNEDGTMNLRLFNRENDINYVGQGIGYTQGVGVSYEVDFDTFKELINKIFKKHQLGKENIITDQFQDSNLAPEYINFTKPKSPKKEKKIENKEAVIRKED